A stretch of Pelecanus crispus isolate bPelCri1 chromosome 3, bPelCri1.pri, whole genome shotgun sequence DNA encodes these proteins:
- the CEP57L1 gene encoding centrosomal protein CEP57L1 isoform X1, translated as MDSESKNSFIGSFLQPPDKMLPAAFAYIESKKLAAVCRDRPSIPNNQAVVAALKTLQEKIRRLELEKSQAEDNLCSLSIAAAQYKKALEHESYKKGTAHQELMQQRKDISVQLNAAQSRCSLLEKQLDYMREMVSSAELEKKMVLEQQAQLKKEEDQNRLELHAKLEKLEMLEKECLKLTATQRIAEDKIKHLEEKLCKEEHQRKLTQDKTAQLQRGFEINRILMSSATSPNEPKKENGKKKKPKKRNPTMKKMHLSQLHVKAGELPFVAGKSVGSSHSVSANVQSVLHIMKHRNPHISSRIQGGATSGISGRSALSKSVSSCSTSPAASRSLSDLLLAIQDELGQMSFEHQELLKQIQETQDSKVREDLERELDCLVKQMEIKGEQISKLKKHQATVQKLKRKTQKLKQGAAHVKLKCGDQKEAKEFAVTVRENMSKSCPGQKSRSSLQLLKNVRKLQSTLKKDDIMWEQQF; from the exons ATGGATTCTGAAtcaaagaacagtttcataGGAAGCTTTCTTCAGCCACCAGATAAGATGCTTCCTGCAGCCTTTGCTTATATAGAATCAAAGAAGTTGGCAGCTGTTTGTCGTGACAGGCCTTCTATCCCCAATAACCAAG CTGTGGTGGCAGCCCTGAAAACTCTTCAAGAAAAGATCCGCCGTCTAGAGTTGGAGAAGTCACAGGCTGAAGATAATCTGTGCAGCCTCTCCATAGCAGCTGCTCAGTATAAGAAGGCCTTAGAGCATGAATCCTACAAAAAGGGCACAGCACATCAAGAACTGATGCAACAGAGGAAAG ATATAAGTGTGCAGTTAAATGCAGCACAATCCCGCTGCTCCCTGCTGGAGAAACAGCTGGATTACATGAGGGAAATGGTTTCCAGtgcagaactggaaaagaaaatggttttagaACAACAG GCCCAGCTTAAGAAGGAGGAAGATCAGAACCGGTTGGAACTGCATGCAAAACTTGAAAAGCTTGAAATGCTAGAAAAAGAGTGTCTTAAACTTACTGCTACGCAGAGAATTGCAGAA GACAAGATCAAACACTTAGAAGAAAAGCTGTGTAAAGAAGAGCATCAGCGTAAGCTAACACAAGACAAAACTGCTCAG CTTCAAAGAGGATTTGAGATAAACAGAATTTTGATGTCTTCAGCAACATCTCCAAATGAacctaaaaaggaaaatgggaagaagaaaaaacctaaGAAG AGAAATCCtacaatgaagaaaatgcatctttcaCAATTACATGTAAAGGCTGGTGAACTACCTTTCGTGGCTGGGAAG TCTGTCGGTTCCAGCCATTCTGTTAGCGCAAACGTACAAAGTGTGTTGCATATTATGAAGCATCGCAATCCACATATCTCATCACGAATCCAAGGAGGAGCTACATCTGGGATTTCAGGACGCAGCGCACTTTCAAAATCTGTATCCTCTTGCTCCACATCACCTGCTGCCTCCAGAAGTCTTTCGGACCTTCTGTTGGCCATACAAGATGAACTGGGCCAAATGAGCTT TGAGCATCAAGAACTTCTGAAGCAGATACAGGAGACTCAAGACTCCAAAGTTCGTGAAGACCTAGAACGGGAGCTGGATTGCCTTGTAAAACAAATGGAGATTAAAGGAGAACAAATATCCAAGCTGAAAAAGCATCAGGCTACT GTGCAGAAGTTAAAGAGAAAAACTCAGAAACTGAAGCAAGGGGCAGCTCATGTCAAACTAAAGTGTGGCGACcaaaaggaagcaaaggagTTTGCAGTCACTGTAAGGGAAAATATGTCTAAATCTTGTCCTgggcagaaaagcagaagctctCTTCAGCTGCTAAAAAATGTGCGGAAACTTCAGtcaacactgaaaaaagatGATATCATGTGGGAACAACAGTTCTGA
- the CEP57L1 gene encoding centrosomal protein CEP57L1 isoform X4: protein MQQRKDISVQLNAAQSRCSLLEKQLDYMREMVSSAELEKKMVLEQQAQLKKEEDQNRLELHAKLEKLEMLEKECLKLTATQRIAEDKIKHLEEKLCKEEHQRKLTQDKTAQLQRGFEINRILMSSATSPNEPKKENGKKKKPKKRNPTMKKMHLSQLHVKAGELPFVAGKSVGSSHSVSANVQSVLHIMKHRNPHISSRIQGGATSGISGRSALSKSVSSCSTSPAASRSLSDLLLAIQDELGQMSFEHQELLKQIQETQDSKVREDLERELDCLVKQMEIKGEQISKLKKHQATVQKLKRKTQKLKQGAAHVKLKCGDQKEAKEFAVTVRENMSKSCPGQKSRSSLQLLKNVRKLQSTLKKDDIMWEQQF from the exons ATGCAACAGAGGAAAG ATATAAGTGTGCAGTTAAATGCAGCACAATCCCGCTGCTCCCTGCTGGAGAAACAGCTGGATTACATGAGGGAAATGGTTTCCAGtgcagaactggaaaagaaaatggttttagaACAACAG GCCCAGCTTAAGAAGGAGGAAGATCAGAACCGGTTGGAACTGCATGCAAAACTTGAAAAGCTTGAAATGCTAGAAAAAGAGTGTCTTAAACTTACTGCTACGCAGAGAATTGCAGAA GACAAGATCAAACACTTAGAAGAAAAGCTGTGTAAAGAAGAGCATCAGCGTAAGCTAACACAAGACAAAACTGCTCAG CTTCAAAGAGGATTTGAGATAAACAGAATTTTGATGTCTTCAGCAACATCTCCAAATGAacctaaaaaggaaaatgggaagaagaaaaaacctaaGAAG AGAAATCCtacaatgaagaaaatgcatctttcaCAATTACATGTAAAGGCTGGTGAACTACCTTTCGTGGCTGGGAAG TCTGTCGGTTCCAGCCATTCTGTTAGCGCAAACGTACAAAGTGTGTTGCATATTATGAAGCATCGCAATCCACATATCTCATCACGAATCCAAGGAGGAGCTACATCTGGGATTTCAGGACGCAGCGCACTTTCAAAATCTGTATCCTCTTGCTCCACATCACCTGCTGCCTCCAGAAGTCTTTCGGACCTTCTGTTGGCCATACAAGATGAACTGGGCCAAATGAGCTT TGAGCATCAAGAACTTCTGAAGCAGATACAGGAGACTCAAGACTCCAAAGTTCGTGAAGACCTAGAACGGGAGCTGGATTGCCTTGTAAAACAAATGGAGATTAAAGGAGAACAAATATCCAAGCTGAAAAAGCATCAGGCTACT GTGCAGAAGTTAAAGAGAAAAACTCAGAAACTGAAGCAAGGGGCAGCTCATGTCAAACTAAAGTGTGGCGACcaaaaggaagcaaaggagTTTGCAGTCACTGTAAGGGAAAATATGTCTAAATCTTGTCCTgggcagaaaagcagaagctctCTTCAGCTGCTAAAAAATGTGCGGAAACTTCAGtcaacactgaaaaaagatGATATCATGTGGGAACAACAGTTCTGA
- the CEP57L1 gene encoding centrosomal protein CEP57L1 isoform X2: protein MDSESKNSFIGSFLQPPDKMLPAAFAYIESKKLAAVCRDRPSIPNNQAVVAALKTLQEKIRRLELEKSQAEDNLCSLSIAAAQYKKALEHESYKKGTAHQELMQQRKDISVQLNAAQSRCSLLEKQLDYMREMVSSAELEKKMVLEQQAQLKKEEDQNRLELHAKLEKLEMLEKECLKLTATQRIAEDKIKHLEEKLCKEEHQRKLTQDKTAQLQRGFEINRILMSSATSPNEPKKENGKKKKPKKRNPTMKKMHLSQLHVKAGELPFVAGKSVGSSHSVSANVQSVLHIMKHRNPHISSRIQGGATSGISGRSALSKSVSSCSTSPAASRSLSDLLLAIQDELGQMSFEHQELLKQIQETQDSKVREDLERELDCLVKQMEIKGEQISKLKKHQATRNSTYNVLQPCCHPCLLSGCRSAGKSSVLWDSLIRAHALGS from the exons ATGGATTCTGAAtcaaagaacagtttcataGGAAGCTTTCTTCAGCCACCAGATAAGATGCTTCCTGCAGCCTTTGCTTATATAGAATCAAAGAAGTTGGCAGCTGTTTGTCGTGACAGGCCTTCTATCCCCAATAACCAAG CTGTGGTGGCAGCCCTGAAAACTCTTCAAGAAAAGATCCGCCGTCTAGAGTTGGAGAAGTCACAGGCTGAAGATAATCTGTGCAGCCTCTCCATAGCAGCTGCTCAGTATAAGAAGGCCTTAGAGCATGAATCCTACAAAAAGGGCACAGCACATCAAGAACTGATGCAACAGAGGAAAG ATATAAGTGTGCAGTTAAATGCAGCACAATCCCGCTGCTCCCTGCTGGAGAAACAGCTGGATTACATGAGGGAAATGGTTTCCAGtgcagaactggaaaagaaaatggttttagaACAACAG GCCCAGCTTAAGAAGGAGGAAGATCAGAACCGGTTGGAACTGCATGCAAAACTTGAAAAGCTTGAAATGCTAGAAAAAGAGTGTCTTAAACTTACTGCTACGCAGAGAATTGCAGAA GACAAGATCAAACACTTAGAAGAAAAGCTGTGTAAAGAAGAGCATCAGCGTAAGCTAACACAAGACAAAACTGCTCAG CTTCAAAGAGGATTTGAGATAAACAGAATTTTGATGTCTTCAGCAACATCTCCAAATGAacctaaaaaggaaaatgggaagaagaaaaaacctaaGAAG AGAAATCCtacaatgaagaaaatgcatctttcaCAATTACATGTAAAGGCTGGTGAACTACCTTTCGTGGCTGGGAAG TCTGTCGGTTCCAGCCATTCTGTTAGCGCAAACGTACAAAGTGTGTTGCATATTATGAAGCATCGCAATCCACATATCTCATCACGAATCCAAGGAGGAGCTACATCTGGGATTTCAGGACGCAGCGCACTTTCAAAATCTGTATCCTCTTGCTCCACATCACCTGCTGCCTCCAGAAGTCTTTCGGACCTTCTGTTGGCCATACAAGATGAACTGGGCCAAATGAGCTT TGAGCATCAAGAACTTCTGAAGCAGATACAGGAGACTCAAGACTCCAAAGTTCGTGAAGACCTAGAACGGGAGCTGGATTGCCTTGTAAAACAAATGGAGATTAAAGGAGAACAAATATCCAAGCTGAAAAAGCATCAGGCTACT AGGAATAGCACATACAATGTGCTGCAACCTTGTTGTCATCCCTGCCTATTATCAGGGTGCAGATCTGCTGGCAAGTCATCTGTGCTCTGGGACAGCCTTATCAGAGCGCACGCCTTAGGGTCATGA
- the CEP57L1 gene encoding centrosomal protein CEP57L1 isoform X3: MDSESKNSFIGSFLQPPDKMLPAAFAYIESKKLAAVCRDRPSIPNNQAVVAALKTLQEKIRRLELEKSQAEDNLCSLSIAAAQYKKALEHESYKKGTAHQELMQQRKDISVQLNAAQSRCSLLEKQLDYMREMVSSAELEKKMVLEQQAQLKKEEDQNRLELHAKLEKLEMLEKECLKLTATQRIAEDKIKHLEEKLCKEEHQRKLTQDKTAQLQRGFEINRILMSSATSPNEPKKENGKKKKPKKRNPTMKKMHLSQLHVKAGELPFVAGKSVGSSHSVSANVQSVLHIMKHRNPHISSRIQGGATSGISGRSALSKSVSSCSTSPAASRSLSDLLLAIQDELGQMSFEHQELLKQIQETQDSKVREDLERELDCLVKQMEIKGEQISKLKKHQATNLADFILQEP; the protein is encoded by the exons ATGGATTCTGAAtcaaagaacagtttcataGGAAGCTTTCTTCAGCCACCAGATAAGATGCTTCCTGCAGCCTTTGCTTATATAGAATCAAAGAAGTTGGCAGCTGTTTGTCGTGACAGGCCTTCTATCCCCAATAACCAAG CTGTGGTGGCAGCCCTGAAAACTCTTCAAGAAAAGATCCGCCGTCTAGAGTTGGAGAAGTCACAGGCTGAAGATAATCTGTGCAGCCTCTCCATAGCAGCTGCTCAGTATAAGAAGGCCTTAGAGCATGAATCCTACAAAAAGGGCACAGCACATCAAGAACTGATGCAACAGAGGAAAG ATATAAGTGTGCAGTTAAATGCAGCACAATCCCGCTGCTCCCTGCTGGAGAAACAGCTGGATTACATGAGGGAAATGGTTTCCAGtgcagaactggaaaagaaaatggttttagaACAACAG GCCCAGCTTAAGAAGGAGGAAGATCAGAACCGGTTGGAACTGCATGCAAAACTTGAAAAGCTTGAAATGCTAGAAAAAGAGTGTCTTAAACTTACTGCTACGCAGAGAATTGCAGAA GACAAGATCAAACACTTAGAAGAAAAGCTGTGTAAAGAAGAGCATCAGCGTAAGCTAACACAAGACAAAACTGCTCAG CTTCAAAGAGGATTTGAGATAAACAGAATTTTGATGTCTTCAGCAACATCTCCAAATGAacctaaaaaggaaaatgggaagaagaaaaaacctaaGAAG AGAAATCCtacaatgaagaaaatgcatctttcaCAATTACATGTAAAGGCTGGTGAACTACCTTTCGTGGCTGGGAAG TCTGTCGGTTCCAGCCATTCTGTTAGCGCAAACGTACAAAGTGTGTTGCATATTATGAAGCATCGCAATCCACATATCTCATCACGAATCCAAGGAGGAGCTACATCTGGGATTTCAGGACGCAGCGCACTTTCAAAATCTGTATCCTCTTGCTCCACATCACCTGCTGCCTCCAGAAGTCTTTCGGACCTTCTGTTGGCCATACAAGATGAACTGGGCCAAATGAGCTT TGAGCATCAAGAACTTCTGAAGCAGATACAGGAGACTCAAGACTCCAAAGTTCGTGAAGACCTAGAACGGGAGCTGGATTGCCTTGTAAAACAAATGGAGATTAAAGGAGAACAAATATCCAAGCTGAAAAAGCATCAGGCTACT AATCTTGCTGACTTCATCCTCCAGGAACCTTAG